The Nitrospira tepida genome includes a window with the following:
- a CDS encoding DUF4177 domain-containing protein, producing MTLLRSTSLSFGLALLGFALALMLGGRWFQAGAQEPRKFQYKIVEATTDIQNMQTVLNEYGAAGWELVAVGFGDLTSPRLIFKK from the coding sequence ATGACGCTCCTTCGCAGCACATCCTTATCATTCGGACTGGCCTTGCTCGGTTTTGCGCTGGCCCTGATGCTGGGCGGGCGCTGGTTCCAGGCCGGGGCGCAGGAACCGCGGAAATTCCAGTATAAGATCGTGGAAGCCACCACGGACATTCAGAACATGCAGACGGTTTTGAACGAGTATGGCGCCGCCGGGTGGGAACTGGTCGCGGTGGGTTTCGGCGACCTGACTTCTCCAAGGCTGATCTTCAAGAAATGA
- a CDS encoding metallopeptidase family protein has protein sequence MSRRLRTLSVSEAEFQALVQEALDSVPEPYARHLANVAVVVEEEPSPEVLDELELESEDDLLGLYQGVSIDKESFFQAGGQLPAHISIYRGPILRLCRTKKEVVQEVRDTVVHEIGHHFGLDDDEMPY, from the coding sequence ATGTCACGGCGATTGCGAACTTTGTCCGTTTCGGAGGCCGAGTTTCAGGCTCTGGTCCAGGAGGCGCTTGACAGCGTGCCCGAGCCCTATGCCCGGCATTTGGCCAACGTAGCCGTCGTAGTGGAAGAGGAGCCGTCGCCGGAGGTGCTCGACGAGTTGGAACTGGAAAGCGAGGATGACCTCCTGGGGCTGTATCAGGGCGTTTCGATCGATAAGGAATCGTTTTTCCAGGCGGGCGGACAACTCCCGGCGCACATCTCCATCTATCGGGGGCCGATTCTGCGGCTGTGCCGCACCAAAAAAGAAGTGGTCCAGGAAGTGCGCGACACGGTGGTCCATGAGATCGGGCACCATTTCGGCCTGGACGACGACGAGATGCCGTATTGA
- the polA gene encoding DNA polymerase I, translating into MAADLTSQGAERPLLYLIDGSAYIYRAFYALPALTNSKGLQTNAIYGFTTMLTKILREHQPQGLAIVFDEKGPTHRHEEFKAYKAQRPPMPDGMQAQIPYIHKVVEAFRIPVVRLQGYEADDLIGSLARQAEQAGYDVAIVTSDKDMFQLLTPAVRIYDPVKERWFDEADCRERFGVEPGRVVEVMGLVGDATDNIPGVKGIGEKTAAKLIAEFGTIEGMLARLDEVKPPKTKTLLTEQAEMARLSRKLATIHVDAPIEFHAEDYRVKPLESDQLAPLLRELEFHSLLRTLQVTPAETEALGEGLSLLHDRPDLQRFADRIRQTGSLVLACVLSEQVPVRADVLGLALSGPDADPVYYVEGPGSGFDPLLKDLLSDQAVLKAAHDLKPVWLALKREGIDLASPLFDTMIAAYLLNPNRRSHSLETVALDTLGYQLRGVRMGGPAEPPVDLFTVQPPPGAHQAGEAATVVQRLVPVLREGLEAQGMLWLFEEVEMPLVPVLAEIERQGFLLDVSALEELNKELERELDRMMGQIASIAGGAFNINSPKQLAAVLFEKLGLKPVRKTKTGYSTDEDTLTQLASQHELPAQILNYRSLSKLKSTYVEALPNLVNPETGRLHTSLNQTVAATGRLSSADPNLQNIPVKGEYGLRIREAFVPPPGHLLLSADYSQIEPRILAHLSQDEKLIKVFERGEDIHMATAVEIFNLPPDRITKEMRRAAKTVVFGILYGISPYGLSQNLGTTQAEAKKYIDAYFERYAAVKAFLDRTIDQARERGYTTTILGRRRPIPEIASADPVQRGFGERMAVNSPIQGSAADLIKLAMIHVHRRLRDELPQTKMILQVHDELVFETPEDEVERAKQLVRSEMEATGEKLGLSVPLKVDLGVGNNWRAAHP; encoded by the coding sequence ATGGCCGCCGACTTAACATCTCAAGGCGCCGAGCGCCCGCTCCTCTATCTGATCGACGGGAGCGCCTATATCTATCGGGCGTTCTATGCCCTGCCGGCCCTGACCAACTCCAAGGGTCTCCAGACCAACGCCATTTATGGGTTCACGACCATGCTCACCAAGATCCTGCGCGAGCATCAGCCGCAGGGCCTCGCGATCGTGTTCGACGAGAAAGGACCCACCCACCGGCACGAGGAATTCAAGGCGTACAAGGCCCAGCGGCCGCCGATGCCGGACGGGATGCAGGCGCAGATTCCGTACATTCACAAGGTGGTGGAAGCCTTCCGGATTCCGGTCGTGCGCCTGCAGGGGTATGAGGCCGACGACCTCATCGGTTCGTTGGCGCGGCAGGCGGAGCAGGCCGGGTACGACGTGGCGATCGTGACGAGCGACAAGGACATGTTTCAACTGCTGACGCCGGCCGTGCGCATCTACGACCCGGTCAAAGAACGATGGTTTGACGAGGCGGATTGTCGCGAGCGGTTCGGGGTCGAGCCGGGGCGCGTGGTCGAGGTCATGGGACTGGTCGGGGATGCGACGGACAATATCCCGGGGGTCAAGGGCATCGGCGAGAAGACGGCGGCCAAGCTCATCGCGGAGTTTGGCACGATCGAGGGGATGCTGGCCCGGCTGGACGAGGTGAAGCCGCCCAAAACGAAGACGTTGCTGACGGAGCAAGCCGAGATGGCCAGGCTCAGCCGGAAGTTGGCGACGATCCACGTGGATGCGCCGATCGAGTTTCACGCGGAGGACTATCGGGTCAAGCCGCTGGAGTCTGACCAACTCGCTCCGCTCCTCCGCGAACTGGAATTTCATAGTCTCTTGCGCACGCTCCAGGTGACACCGGCTGAGACTGAGGCGCTGGGCGAAGGGCTGTCGCTGCTCCACGATCGGCCGGACCTGCAGCGGTTCGCGGACCGGATCAGGCAGACCGGTTCTCTCGTGCTGGCCTGTGTGCTGAGCGAACAGGTGCCGGTCCGCGCGGATGTGTTGGGCCTGGCCCTGAGCGGACCGGATGCCGATCCAGTCTATTATGTAGAGGGGCCGGGCTCCGGGTTCGATCCGCTGTTGAAAGACCTGTTGAGCGATCAGGCCGTGCTGAAGGCGGCTCATGATCTCAAGCCCGTGTGGCTGGCGCTCAAACGGGAGGGGATCGATCTTGCGAGCCCCCTGTTCGATACGATGATCGCAGCCTATCTGCTGAACCCCAACCGTCGCAGCCATAGTCTGGAGACCGTGGCGCTCGATACGCTGGGCTATCAGCTTCGCGGGGTCCGCATGGGCGGGCCGGCCGAACCGCCGGTCGATCTCTTTACGGTCCAGCCTCCGCCCGGGGCTCATCAGGCCGGCGAAGCCGCAACCGTCGTCCAGCGGCTCGTGCCGGTCCTGAGGGAAGGTTTGGAAGCCCAGGGCATGCTGTGGCTATTCGAGGAGGTGGAGATGCCGCTCGTGCCGGTGCTGGCCGAGATCGAGCGGCAGGGCTTCCTGCTCGACGTCTCGGCCTTGGAGGAATTGAACAAGGAGCTGGAGCGCGAATTGGACCGGATGATGGGACAGATCGCGTCCATTGCGGGCGGCGCCTTCAACATCAATTCGCCGAAACAGTTGGCCGCCGTGCTGTTCGAGAAATTGGGCCTCAAGCCGGTCCGCAAGACGAAGACCGGGTATTCCACCGATGAAGACACGCTCACGCAGTTGGCGTCGCAGCATGAGCTGCCGGCCCAGATTCTCAACTACCGCAGCCTGAGCAAGCTCAAATCGACCTATGTGGAAGCGCTGCCGAACCTGGTCAATCCGGAAACGGGACGCCTGCATACGTCGCTGAACCAGACAGTGGCCGCGACCGGCCGCCTGTCCTCCGCCGATCCCAATCTTCAGAACATTCCCGTCAAGGGAGAATACGGCCTGCGCATCCGCGAGGCCTTCGTGCCGCCGCCGGGACATCTGCTGCTGTCGGCGGATTACAGCCAGATCGAGCCGCGAATTCTCGCGCACCTCTCGCAGGACGAAAAGCTGATCAAGGTCTTTGAGCGGGGCGAGGACATTCACATGGCCACCGCCGTGGAGATATTCAACCTTCCGCCGGACCGCATCACGAAGGAGATGCGCCGCGCCGCCAAGACGGTGGTCTTCGGGATTCTCTACGGCATCAGCCCCTATGGGTTGTCCCAGAATCTGGGGACCACCCAGGCCGAGGCCAAGAAATATATCGACGCCTATTTCGAGCGCTATGCGGCGGTGAAAGCCTTCCTCGATCGGACGATCGACCAGGCGCGCGAACGGGGCTACACGACCACGATTCTCGGGCGCAGGCGGCCCATTCCGGAGATCGCCAGTGCCGACCCGGTCCAGCGCGGCTTCGGCGAGCGCATGGCAGTGAACAGTCCCATTCAAGGCTCGGCCGCGGACCTCATCAAGCTGGCGATGATCCATGTGCACCGGCGGCTTCGCGACGAACTGCCTCAGACCAAGATGATCTTGCAGGTGCATGATGAATTGGTGTTCGAGACTCCGGAAGACGAGGTGGAACGGGCGAAACAGCTTGTCCGGTCGGAAATGGAGGCGACGGGGGAGAAGCTGGGCCTGTCGGTGCCGCTGAAGGTGGATTTAGGGGTGGGGAACAATTGGCGGGCGGCGCATCCGTAG
- a CDS encoding PGPGW domain-containing protein produces the protein MPVPLMDSFLSTVQSYVSGQTLLWLAFSSVVLFVGTLIAIPLILVRLPSNYFDSDYPHSWMRNHHPVLRMLGHLIKNILGAIFLLAGFAMLFLPGQGLLTMLIGISLMDFPGKRELERKLIGQPTVLSTINKMREKFGTPPLVIKPR, from the coding sequence ATGCCCGTTCCGCTTATGGACTCCTTTCTTTCCACCGTGCAGTCCTATGTCTCCGGCCAGACGTTGCTCTGGCTGGCGTTCTCCTCCGTGGTCCTCTTCGTCGGAACCCTGATCGCCATTCCGTTGATTCTGGTCCGGTTGCCGTCGAACTATTTCGATTCGGACTATCCCCATTCATGGATGCGCAACCACCATCCTGTGTTGCGCATGCTCGGCCACCTGATCAAGAACATCCTTGGGGCGATCTTCTTGCTCGCCGGGTTTGCCATGCTGTTCCTGCCGGGCCAGGGGCTGCTCACCATGCTGATCGGCATTTCACTGATGGATTTTCCTGGCAAGCGGGAGCTCGAGCGAAAGTTGATCGGTCAGCCAACGGTGCTGTCCACGATCAACAAGATGCGGGAGAAGTTCGGCACGCCTCCGCTGGTGATCAAGCCCCGCTGA
- a CDS encoding endonuclease III domain-containing protein, with translation MRDADIHPVLRTLRREVRQWPDPVVGVVAKDSSQDPFRILIATVLSLRTKDLTTAEASGRLFALADTPAAMLKLTPARIERAIYPVGFYRNKAVQLLGISRALLGRYGGRVPDDIDELLTLPGVGRKTANLVVTVGYRKPGICVDIHVHRISNRWGYIKTRTPEESEEALRAKLPKRYWITYNDLLVPFGQHLCQPVSPWCSRCKVSDYCDRIGVTRSR, from the coding sequence ATGCGTGACGCAGACATTCATCCGGTGTTGCGGACGCTGCGGCGTGAAGTCCGCCAATGGCCGGACCCCGTGGTCGGGGTCGTCGCAAAGGACTCGTCGCAGGACCCTTTTCGGATTCTCATCGCGACGGTCCTGAGTCTCCGCACGAAGGATCTCACGACAGCCGAGGCCAGCGGGCGGCTCTTCGCGCTGGCTGACACGCCGGCCGCCATGCTCAAGCTGACGCCGGCCCGCATCGAGCGGGCCATCTATCCCGTCGGATTCTACCGCAACAAGGCCGTGCAACTGCTGGGCATCAGCCGCGCGCTGCTCGGTCGCTATGGCGGACGGGTGCCGGACGATATCGACGAACTGTTGACTCTGCCCGGCGTGGGGCGAAAAACGGCGAACCTGGTCGTAACGGTCGGCTATCGGAAGCCGGGCATCTGCGTGGATATCCACGTGCATCGCATCAGCAACCGGTGGGGCTACATCAAGACCAGGACTCCCGAGGAATCGGAGGAGGCCCTGCGAGCCAAGCTGCCCAAGCGTTATTGGATCACCTACAACGATCTGCTCGTGCCCTTCGGCCAGCACCTGTGTCAACCGGTCTCGCCCTGGTGCAGCCGATGCAAGGTCTCGGACTACTGTGATCGGATCGGCGTCACGAGATCGCGCTGA
- the rpsU gene encoding 30S ribosomal protein S21: MEIKVFNNNVEKALKVAKKKLAGEGLFRELKRRRFYEKPSVRKKAKQREAQRRRQKWLSKHRAD; this comes from the coding sequence ATGGAAATCAAAGTCTTCAACAACAACGTCGAGAAAGCTCTCAAGGTTGCGAAGAAGAAACTCGCCGGCGAAGGGTTGTTCCGCGAACTGAAGCGGCGGCGCTTCTACGAGAAGCCCAGCGTCCGCAAGAAGGCCAAGCAGCGGGAAGCTCAGCGGCGACGCCAAAAGTGGCTGTCGAAGCATCGAGCCGACTAA
- the ftcD gene encoding glutamate formimidoyltransferase translates to MTDPIVECVPNFSEGRDSSVIQALSEAVQAVPQVVLLDRTSDPDHHRSVLTLAGPPEAVAEAAFQACRIATERIDLRRHQGVHPRVGATDVMPFVPVRGMTMADCMDLASRVACRIGEELGIPVFLYEQSARQPVRRRLEAIRRGGVEALAKRMAEDPAWHPDYGPARLHPTAGATVVGARPFLVAFNVNVASEDLAVAKAIARRVRESSGGLPGVKAIGVPLPSRRLVQVSMNLTDLGRTPIHHAYAAVVREAAHAGVRLAGSELIGLVPLQGILATAQQALGLEVLSERHILEIELEQALRRGQTQPADTSKRDERPEAAFGNVADLLHTLGEAGNLTAGALAAGLAGALSAQLGAKVLAIQEKRKSTPSGSASRLADLGTRLWDVAQRDAPAYAKVLESARRLKQDPEEAPVFSEALEQATEIPLAMAGLVAEVRRLLPEVESSRDTALSPDVFVARELARAAFLGLRSVVLENCKRQSNHRVKDKMLHELKQMERCLEGPGGLW, encoded by the coding sequence ATGACTGATCCGATTGTTGAATGTGTGCCGAACTTCAGCGAGGGGCGAGATTCCTCGGTGATCCAGGCGCTGTCGGAGGCGGTGCAGGCGGTTCCGCAGGTGGTCCTGCTCGACCGCACGAGCGATCCGGACCATCACCGGTCCGTCCTGACCTTGGCCGGGCCTCCTGAGGCCGTCGCAGAAGCGGCCTTTCAGGCCTGCCGAATCGCAACCGAGCGAATCGATCTGCGGCGGCATCAGGGCGTGCATCCCAGAGTCGGAGCAACCGATGTAATGCCCTTCGTGCCGGTGCGAGGGATGACCATGGCCGATTGTATGGACCTTGCGAGCCGGGTGGCGTGTCGCATCGGAGAGGAACTTGGAATCCCCGTGTTTCTGTATGAGCAATCGGCAAGGCAGCCGGTCCGGCGCCGGCTCGAAGCGATCAGGCGGGGTGGGGTGGAGGCTTTGGCGAAGCGGATGGCGGAGGACCCAGCCTGGCATCCCGACTATGGACCTGCGAGGCTCCATCCGACGGCCGGGGCTACGGTGGTCGGGGCCAGACCGTTTCTTGTGGCCTTCAACGTGAACGTGGCGAGCGAGGATCTGGCGGTGGCCAAGGCCATTGCACGGCGGGTCAGGGAATCCAGCGGGGGGCTGCCCGGCGTGAAAGCGATCGGTGTGCCGCTGCCCAGCCGCCGGCTCGTCCAGGTGTCGATGAATCTGACGGATCTCGGTCGCACACCGATTCATCACGCCTACGCGGCCGTTGTCCGGGAAGCGGCACATGCCGGCGTTCGTCTGGCGGGATCGGAACTGATCGGACTGGTCCCGCTCCAGGGAATACTGGCAACGGCGCAGCAGGCGCTTGGATTGGAGGTGCTTTCGGAGCGCCACATCCTGGAGATCGAACTGGAGCAGGCGCTCCGGCGCGGCCAGACGCAGCCGGCGGACACCTCGAAACGCGACGAGCGGCCGGAGGCTGCATTCGGCAACGTCGCCGACTTGTTGCATACCCTTGGCGAGGCCGGCAACCTGACGGCCGGCGCGCTGGCCGCCGGCCTGGCGGGCGCGCTTTCGGCCCAGCTCGGCGCGAAGGTGTTGGCCATCCAGGAAAAACGAAAGTCGACTCCATCCGGCTCGGCGTCCCGCCTGGCGGATCTCGGGACGAGATTATGGGACGTTGCGCAACGCGACGCTCCGGCCTACGCCAAGGTGTTGGAATCGGCTCGCCGGTTGAAGCAGGATCCAGAGGAAGCGCCCGTCTTCTCGGAGGCCCTTGAACAGGCGACCGAGATTCCCTTAGCCATGGCCGGTTTGGTTGCCGAGGTCCGGCGTCTCCTGCCCGAAGTGGAGTCGAGCCGGGATACCGCGCTGAGCCCCGACGTTTTCGTCGCTCGCGAGCTGGCCCGTGCTGCCTTCCTGGGCCTTCGATCGGTCGTGCTCGAGAACTGTAAACGTCAATCAAATCATAGAGTTAAAGACAAAATGCTGCATGAGCTGAAACAAATGGAAAGGTGCCTTGAGGGGCCTGGGGGGCTGTGGTAG
- a CDS encoding sulfurtransferase TusA family protein → MMQADVKLDTLGYFCPMPIIMTSKKIKELSMGQVLEVLSDDEGIKKDMPAWCQTTGHQMVGLEEEEQQAKRVYKAYVKKTK, encoded by the coding sequence ATGATGCAAGCCGATGTGAAACTGGATACCCTCGGGTACTTCTGCCCGATGCCGATCATCATGACCTCGAAGAAGATCAAGGAACTGTCTATGGGGCAGGTCTTGGAGGTGCTATCCGATGATGAGGGCATCAAGAAGGATATGCCGGCCTGGTGCCAGACGACCGGCCACCAGATGGTGGGGCTGGAGGAAGAAGAGCAGCAGGCCAAGCGCGTCTACAAGGCCTACGTGAAGAAAACGAAGTAA
- a CDS encoding DsrE/DsrF/DrsH-like family protein, protein MNLTQVEPSAALADLQETKPERVTIVVLSGDMDRVMAAFIIATGAAAMGMPVTMFFTFWGLNAIRKPGASTTAKNWLRRMFGWLNKGGAHQLPLSRFNFGGMGARMMQKVMRDNRMPGIPELMQTAKDLDVRFIACTTTMGLMGISKDTLIDGVDQLAGVSTYLNEARQGAVNLFI, encoded by the coding sequence ATGAATCTCACACAGGTTGAACCGTCGGCGGCATTGGCCGATTTACAGGAAACGAAGCCGGAGCGCGTCACCATCGTGGTGTTGAGCGGAGACATGGACCGTGTCATGGCGGCGTTTATCATCGCCACGGGCGCGGCGGCCATGGGGATGCCGGTGACGATGTTTTTCACCTTTTGGGGGCTCAACGCGATCCGCAAGCCAGGCGCCTCGACGACCGCCAAGAATTGGCTTCGCCGGATGTTCGGCTGGTTGAACAAGGGCGGCGCCCATCAGTTGCCGCTGTCGCGTTTCAATTTCGGAGGGATGGGGGCGCGCATGATGCAGAAGGTCATGCGAGACAACCGGATGCCCGGCATTCCGGAGCTGATGCAAACCGCCAAGGACCTTGACGTGCGGTTTATCGCCTGCACGACGACGATGGGGTTGATGGGTATCTCGAAAGACACGCTCATCGACGGGGTCGATCAGTTGGCCGGCGTGAGCACGTACTTGAACGAGGCGCGGCAAGGCGCCGTGAATCTCTTTATCTGA
- a CDS encoding cation:proton antiporter domain-containing protein: protein MSNHTLLPDLLTIFVVSITVVFLFHQFRLPSIAGFLCAGAMIGPYGLNLVSDQEQVKVLAEIGVVLLLFTIGIEFSLAHLTSVRRLMLVGGTFQVGGVLLFATVVGYLLGLSLAESVFWGCVLSLSSTAIVLKLLTDRGDMDSIHGRATTSILVFQDLAVVPMMLIVPLLATPMEDAAKQVALTMGKALLAVGLILVAARYLVPTFLERIVRSRSRELFLLTVIVLCLGIAWLTSLGGLSLALGAFIAGLVISESEYSHQAMAEVLPFRDSFNSLFFVSIGMLMDVRSLLSSPALVLGLVLAVVLVKFLAGMGAVIGAKQPPRAAILSGVALAQVGEFSFILAGQGQTVGLLSGTAYQVFLATSVITMVLTPFLMQWAPHLARRFEAWQRLRHLLPGRTISHVQQETGEQIKVRDHVIILGYGLNGRNLARVLSETEIPFVALDLDGDIVRRESRAGVPIYYGDGTNPNVLRHVRIHDARVFVVANSDPFAARRAVQVARSLNPKLYIIVRTRYLRELQELHEVGADDVVPEEFETSIEIFALVLRTFKLPQEYVMKKAEQIRREGYSLLRRSEMPEMAHHLRAGTLTDVEVETCRIDEDSPVLGKPLGELAIRPRTGASVIALTRGGMTESNPSGRTALQAGDVLTLLGTRPQIRRAISLVTETKVHDEPPP, encoded by the coding sequence ATGAGCAATCACACGCTGCTGCCAGACCTGCTGACGATTTTCGTCGTGTCGATCACGGTGGTGTTTCTCTTCCACCAGTTTCGACTCCCCTCGATCGCCGGGTTTCTCTGCGCGGGAGCCATGATCGGGCCGTACGGACTCAACCTCGTGTCCGATCAGGAACAGGTCAAGGTGCTGGCGGAAATCGGGGTCGTCCTGCTCCTGTTCACGATCGGCATCGAATTCTCGCTGGCCCATCTGACCTCGGTCCGCCGCCTCATGTTGGTCGGCGGAACATTCCAGGTCGGCGGCGTGCTGCTGTTCGCGACGGTGGTCGGCTATCTCTTGGGCCTCTCGTTGGCCGAATCGGTTTTCTGGGGCTGCGTCCTGTCCCTGAGCAGCACGGCAATCGTGCTGAAACTGCTGACCGACCGCGGCGACATGGACTCGATCCACGGCCGGGCCACCACCAGCATCCTCGTCTTTCAGGATCTGGCGGTCGTGCCGATGATGTTGATCGTGCCGCTCCTGGCCACCCCGATGGAGGATGCGGCCAAGCAGGTGGCCCTCACAATGGGGAAGGCGCTGCTCGCGGTCGGCCTGATTCTGGTCGCGGCCCGGTATCTCGTGCCGACATTCCTCGAACGGATCGTGCGGAGCCGCAGCCGGGAATTGTTCCTGCTGACCGTGATCGTCCTCTGCCTGGGGATCGCCTGGCTCACCTCGTTGGGGGGCCTGTCGTTGGCGCTGGGCGCCTTCATCGCCGGGCTGGTGATCTCCGAGTCCGAATACAGCCATCAGGCGATGGCCGAGGTGCTGCCGTTCCGGGACAGTTTCAACAGCCTGTTTTTCGTCTCGATCGGCATGTTGATGGATGTCCGGTCGCTGCTCTCAAGCCCGGCCCTGGTCTTGGGGCTCGTGCTCGCGGTCGTTCTGGTGAAATTTCTCGCCGGCATGGGAGCGGTCATCGGGGCCAAGCAGCCGCCGCGCGCGGCGATCCTCAGCGGAGTCGCGCTGGCCCAGGTCGGGGAATTCAGCTTCATCCTGGCCGGGCAGGGCCAGACCGTCGGGTTGCTGTCCGGCACCGCCTATCAGGTGTTTCTGGCCACCTCGGTGATCACGATGGTGTTGACGCCCTTCTTGATGCAGTGGGCGCCGCACCTCGCCCGGCGGTTCGAAGCCTGGCAGCGGCTCCGTCACCTGCTGCCCGGGCGGACGATCAGCCACGTGCAACAGGAAACCGGGGAACAGATCAAGGTGCGGGACCATGTGATCATCCTGGGCTACGGCCTCAACGGACGAAATCTGGCCCGCGTGCTGAGCGAGACGGAGATTCCCTTCGTGGCGTTGGACCTCGACGGAGACATCGTGCGTCGGGAGTCGCGGGCCGGGGTCCCGATTTACTACGGCGACGGCACCAATCCCAACGTGCTGCGCCATGTCCGGATTCACGACGCCCGCGTGTTCGTCGTGGCGAATTCGGACCCATTCGCGGCGCGCCGGGCCGTGCAGGTGGCGCGCAGCTTGAATCCCAAGCTCTACATCATCGTGCGCACCCGCTATCTGCGCGAATTGCAGGAACTGCACGAGGTGGGGGCGGACGACGTCGTGCCGGAAGAATTCGAAACGTCGATCGAGATTTTTGCGCTGGTGCTGCGGACGTTCAAACTGCCGCAGGAGTATGTCATGAAGAAGGCGGAGCAGATCCGGCGGGAAGGCTATTCGCTGTTGCGCCGCAGCGAGATGCCGGAAATGGCGCACCATCTCCGCGCCGGCACCTTGACCGATGTGGAAGTGGAGACCTGCCGCATTGACGAGGATTCCCCGGTCTTGGGGAAGCCTCTGGGTGAACTGGCCATACGGCCCAGAACCGGCGCGTCGGTGATTGCGTTGACCAGGGGCGGCATGACCGAATCGAACCCGTCCGGGCGGACGGCGCTGCAAGCCGGGGATGTGCTCACGCTCTTGGGCACGCGACCCCAGATCAGGCGGGCCATCAGCCTGGTGACCGAGACAAAGGTTCATGACGAACCGCCCCCGTGA
- a CDS encoding HAD family hydrolase yields MPMPLTSPTGWCRALIFDFNGVLADDETPHFRCFQQALAEQGFRLTAEEYYGTYLGMDERTCTAALIREREGRDDPLLLARITQRKAELFHASSQAHRPALFPGVIDLVKAAKATCRLAIASGGRREQIAYALSGTPIEQDFAVIVSADECAVGKPDPAIYALTLKLLNGREPRPPLIRAEECLVLEDSQAGILSAKQAGMHVIALATTYPAPLLSEAHAVLPGLEGVTLQQLMSMTVRSSR; encoded by the coding sequence ATGCCCATGCCTCTGACGAGCCCCACCGGCTGGTGCCGAGCCCTCATCTTCGATTTCAACGGGGTCCTCGCCGACGACGAGACGCCCCACTTCCGGTGCTTTCAACAGGCGTTGGCAGAACAGGGGTTCAGGCTCACCGCCGAAGAGTACTATGGCACCTATCTCGGCATGGATGAACGGACCTGTACGGCGGCGTTGATTCGAGAGAGGGAGGGCCGGGACGATCCCCTGCTGCTCGCCCGGATCACGCAACGCAAAGCGGAACTGTTTCACGCCTCTAGTCAAGCGCACAGACCGGCGCTGTTTCCCGGCGTCATCGACCTTGTCAAAGCCGCGAAGGCCACCTGCCGACTGGCCATTGCCTCGGGCGGGCGGCGCGAGCAGATTGCCTATGCCTTGAGCGGCACACCGATCGAGCAGGACTTCGCCGTGATCGTATCGGCCGACGAGTGCGCCGTCGGAAAGCCGGACCCTGCCATCTATGCCTTGACGCTCAAGCTGCTGAACGGCCGGGAGCCGCGGCCGCCGCTGATCCGGGCTGAAGAGTGCCTGGTGCTGGAAGACTCGCAGGCCGGAATCCTGTCGGCCAAACAGGCCGGGATGCACGTCATCGCCCTCGCGACGACCTACCCGGCGCCCTTGCTGTCGGAAGCCCATGCGGTCCTGCCAGGGCTCGAAGGCGTGACTCTCCAACAGTTGATGTCCATGACGGTTCGCAGCAGCCGATAA